Genomic DNA from Streptomyces sp. AM 2-1-1:
ACTCGACCACTTCCACCGGCGGATCGCCGCCGCGCTCGCCGAGGCCGGCCTCCGCCAGGGCGACGTCCTGGCCCTCCACAGCCCCAACACCATCGCCTACCCGCCGGTCTTCTACGGGGCGACGCGGGCCGGCGCCTCGGTGACCACGGTCCACCCGCTGGCCACCGCCGAGGAGTTCGCCAAGCAGCTCGCGGACGCCTCGGCGAGCTGGATCGTCACCGTCTCCCCGCTGCTGGACACCGCCCGCCGGGCCGCCGGACTCGCGGGCGGCGTACGGCAGATCTTCGTCTGTGACACCGCCGAGGGGTACACCTCGGTGCTCGACATGCTCGGCTCCACCGCCCCGGAACCGCAGGTGGAGATCGACCCCGACGAGGACGTGGCCGTCCTGCCCTACTCCTCCGGCACCACCGGCGCCCCCAAGGGTGTGATGCTCACCCACCGGTCCGTCGCGACCAACCTGGAGCAGCTCCAGCCCTTCGTCCCGCTGCTGCGGGGCGAGCCGATCCTCGCGGTCCTGCCGTTCTTCCACATCTACGGGCTGACCGCGCTGATGAACGGCCCCCTCCGGCACGGCGCCACCGTCGTCGTGCTGCCCCGCTTCGACCTCGACCAGTTCCTCGCCACGATCGAGAAGCACCGGATCGCCGGCCTGTACGTCGCCCCGCCGATCGTGCTGGCCCTCGCCAAGCACCCGGCCGTCGCCCGGTACGACCTCTCCTCGCTCCGCTACATCGTCTCCGCCGCCGCCCCGCTCGACGCGGACCTGGCCCGCGCCTGCTCCGAGCGGCTCGGGGTGCCGCCGGTCCGCCAGGCGTACGGCATGACGGAGCTCTCCCCGGGCACGCACGTCGTGCCGCTCTCCGAGGAGAACCCGCCGGACGGCACCGTCGGCA
This window encodes:
- a CDS encoding AMP-binding protein; protein product: MVFRSEYPDVTILSTPIHEAVLGRAAEFGETVALIDGTNGMTLTYAQLDHFHRRIAAALAEAGLRQGDVLALHSPNTIAYPPVFYGATRAGASVTTVHPLATAEEFAKQLADASASWIVTVSPLLDTARRAAGLAGGVRQIFVCDTAEGYTSVLDMLGSTAPEPQVEIDPDEDVAVLPYSSGTTGAPKGVMLTHRSVATNLEQLQPFVPLLRGEPILAVLPFFHIYGLTALMNGPLRHGATVVVLPRFDLDQFLATIEKHRIAGLYVAPPIVLALAKHPAVARYDLSSLRYIVSAAAPLDADLARACSERLGVPPVRQAYGMTELSPGTHVVPLSEENPPDGTVGKLIPGTEMRIVDLADPGQDVGPGAEGEILIRGPQVMKGYLGRPDATAAMIDADGWVHTGDVGRVDEEGWLYVVDRVKELIKYKGYQVAPAELEALLLGHEHLVDAAVIGVYDDTGNEIPKAFLVRSPAAEARNLTPEDVIAYVAERVAPYKKVRRAEFVDAVPRAVSGKILRRELRDRERATGTDGSPA